A window of uncultured Gellertiella sp. genomic DNA:
ACCGCCTTGTGATAGGCGACTTCGTTTTCGAGATAGGCCTTGTCAAAGGCTGCGCCATCGAGGCCCTTCAGCTTTTCCAGCGTTGCGGCGGCATCCTTCGACAGCGACTTCGAGATGTCATTGTCCTCGGGCGTCACCTTCAACTTGGTCACCAGCGCCAGCGCCTGATCGTTGACCGCCTTGTGGTCACTGGCCATTTCACTGGCAAACTGCAGGACGGTGTCGTTCTTGCTCTTGGCCTTCGCCTGTTCGGCGGCAGCGATGTCGATCTGGCCGGCGGTATAGGCGATATGGGCGATCTGCGCATCGGTCGGCGGGGCGGCATGAGCCAGTGTAACGCTGCCGAAAAGCAGGGCTGCGGCGGCAAATACTGTTTTCCTAAACATCTCGAACTCCTTTGGAATGATCAGTGCTTTGAGGTTCGCACTGGTCATTGGACGGAATTCACCGAAAAAAGTTCCCGGAAAAATCGACAATCGACCCGATGTGGGGATTCCATGCTCAATCGCAGTGGCGGTAGCCGGATTTCCGGGTCCTGAGGTCGAAATGAAAATGATCCTTGTGATGCGGGTCGCTGCCGGGTCCGAGCACGGTGTGGAAATATTTGCAGCTGTCGGAGCGCACCGCATTGAGCAGGCCCCTCTCCCGGAAGGAGAAGAAACCGGGTTTGCGCACGTCGATTTCCTTGCCGCTGTTCAGCACGAACTTGCCGACGTCGATGGCATTGCCGCGGGCGTGCTCGGACCAGGGGTTGCGGGCACTGGAATTCATCCGGCGGCAGGAATAGCCGCCGAGCGGAATGATGGTGCGCACCCCTGACCAGTAGCGGTAGCGGGCCGACGGGTTCAGCTCGTTCTTCACCCATTGCGAAAAGGCCAGGGTCACCTGGCAATTCAGCGTCACCGCCGGTTTCATCGCGATATTGCTGGCAAAGCCATAGACCTTGACCGGATAGGGAATGCCGCAGGTCGGCCCGTTGTAGATCGGCGTGACATCCTGGAACTTGACGCCCATCCGCTGCAGGGCAACGCGGCAGGCCCGTTCGGAAGCGGGCATTTCGGTCGGTTGCGGCGGCAGGGCGGGATTGGCCATTGGGTCGATGGGCCGGGTCAGCATCGCCACCTCCTGCGTCTGCGGACGATTGCTGCGCGCGACCGGCTGCCGGGCGGGCGCAGGCGGCTGCGCGACAGGCTCCGGCTGGGCGGCGGGATATTGCACCAGATTGTCGGTGCCGATGCCGCCGACCACAGGCTCGCTGGCATTGGTTTCGGCAATCTGGTCGGCTTCTTCCCGGGCAAGGCTGGTGCCGCCAGCCGGGGCACCATAGTCCGCCCCGTTTCCGGCACTGGCAACGCCAAGGCCCGCATCGATATTGACGCCGTCGCTGGTGACCGTCATCGGCTGGGCCGAGGCGATCTGCACGGATTGAGCCCCCGCGCTTGCCGAACCGTCCGGCCCGGACGACAACTGGCCGAGGATCTGCGGCGGCTGGCCATCGGCCCCGCTGCCCTGCGCCAGCGCCTCGTCGCTGTCGATCATCGGCAGGGGCTTTGGTGCTGCCACCGGCCCCGGCACATGGCCGATTCCCGCCATGTTGGCCCGGGAGAGATCGGCGATATTCTCGCCCTGCACGCCGCCACTGGTATAGACCGGGACAGGACGGCGGTGATGGCGGATGGAGGAGACATGGGTGCTGCGGTCGATATCGAGCGCATCCGACGAGCAGCCGCTCAACAGCGCAAGAAGCGACAGCGACAGCAGGGACCGCCGCAGGGGGACCGCAAAGCCGTGCGAAAAATACGCCATACACTCGCCACTTCATCTGCCGCATACGGGGGACACAGAGACCCGATCCTAGACCCGGATGGTTAAGGGAGTCTTTCCATGCGCAAGCTAGTGGTTTGATTCCGACATTTGCTACCGTCCGCTTTACCCTCGAGAGCAAAAGTCGGAATCATCAAAATCATTAGTAACACTATGATTCTAGTGGAATTTACGAATTTGACATTCGACCCTCGAGATCGCTGCGAACGGGCTTCGAATGTCAAATTCATTCCACTAGAGTTTGTCAGGGAAAAGTGGAATCCGGTTTTCCCGCTCAAACTCGTTTGAGCGCTCAAACTCGTTTGAGCGAAAAGACAAACGAAAACAAATTTGCTTGGAGTCTGTCAGGTTCTATCTGAACCTGACAGACTCTAGGCGATGCCGGCCTTGCGGACGGGGACTATAAAGCCGGCACAGAATCGTGGAAGAACATCCAGAGGCATGCGGCGCACCTTTGCCGCACGGGATGCAGGCCGGAGCCGACAGCAGGGAGAGCCACATGGACAGGATCGCAACACCGCAGGGCGAACTGACGCTGCGCACCCTTGCCATGCCGGCCGATGCCAATGCCGCCGGCGATATTTTCGGCGGCTGGGTGATGGCACAGATGGACCTTGCCTGCGGCATCCGCGCCGCCGAGCGTGCCCATGGCAGGGTGGTCACCGCCGCAGTCCGGGAGATGGCCTTCGCCCTGCCGGTCAAGATCGGCGACACGCTGTGCATCTATACCCATGTCGACAAGGTCGGCCGCACTTCGATGACGCTGAAGGTCGAGGCC
This region includes:
- a CDS encoding DUF4142 domain-containing protein gives rise to the protein MFRKTVFAAAALLFGSVTLAHAAPPTDAQIAHIAYTAGQIDIAAAEQAKAKSKNDTVLQFASEMASDHKAVNDQALALVTKLKVTPEDNDISKSLSKDAAATLEKLKGLDGAAFDKAYLENEVAYHKAVNAALKDTLIPSAQNAELKALLQTGLTLFQEHEMHAEHAAASVK
- a CDS encoding acyl-CoA thioesterase, giving the protein MDRIATPQGELTLRTLAMPADANAAGDIFGGWVMAQMDLACGIRAAERAHGRVVTAAVREMAFALPVKIGDTLCIYTHVDKVGRTSMTLKVEAWAQRYLTPLMEKVTDAIFIMVALDRDGAPTPVPAE
- a CDS encoding extensin family protein — encoded protein: MAYFSHGFAVPLRRSLLSLSLLALLSGCSSDALDIDRSTHVSSIRHHRRPVPVYTSGGVQGENIADLSRANMAGIGHVPGPVAAPKPLPMIDSDEALAQGSGADGQPPQILGQLSSGPDGSASAGAQSVQIASAQPMTVTSDGVNIDAGLGVASAGNGADYGAPAGGTSLAREEADQIAETNASEPVVGGIGTDNLVQYPAAQPEPVAQPPAPARQPVARSNRPQTQEVAMLTRPIDPMANPALPPQPTEMPASERACRVALQRMGVKFQDVTPIYNGPTCGIPYPVKVYGFASNIAMKPAVTLNCQVTLAFSQWVKNELNPSARYRYWSGVRTIIPLGGYSCRRMNSSARNPWSEHARGNAIDVGKFVLNSGKEIDVRKPGFFSFRERGLLNAVRSDSCKYFHTVLGPGSDPHHKDHFHFDLRTRKSGYRHCD